From Paraflavitalea devenefica, the proteins below share one genomic window:
- the hisG gene encoding ATP phosphoribosyltransferase — MLRIAIQKSGRLYDDSVQLLKECGIDLRNVKDRLRTEADNFPLEVFFLRDDDIPQYVEDGVADVGIVGENVLFEKNKQAEVVEKLGFGKCRLAVAIPRGQQYDGVASLQGKRIATSYPFLVNAFLQRNNVQAEIHEISGSVEIAPGIGLADVVADLVSSGSTLFMNGLKEVETILQSQSVLIKNNQLNVAQQQLLDKLVFRIRAVKKAKRNKYVLLNAPNEKLNEIISLLPGMKSPTVLPLAEQGWSSVHSVLSEDTFWDIIEQLKAAGAQGILVVPIEKMII; from the coding sequence ATGCTCAGAATAGCTATTCAAAAGTCAGGACGCCTGTATGATGATTCTGTACAGTTACTGAAAGAGTGCGGTATTGACCTGCGTAATGTGAAGGACCGCCTGCGGACGGAAGCAGATAATTTTCCGCTGGAAGTATTTTTTCTGCGGGATGATGATATTCCCCAATACGTAGAGGATGGCGTGGCCGATGTGGGCATTGTAGGCGAGAATGTACTGTTTGAAAAGAACAAGCAGGCTGAAGTAGTAGAAAAGCTGGGCTTTGGCAAATGCCGCCTGGCAGTAGCCATTCCCCGCGGCCAGCAATATGATGGCGTAGCCTCCCTGCAGGGCAAACGCATTGCCACCAGCTATCCCTTCCTCGTGAATGCTTTCCTCCAAAGGAATAATGTACAGGCCGAGATCCATGAGATCAGCGGCTCTGTAGAGATCGCCCCCGGTATCGGCCTGGCCGATGTGGTGGCCGACCTGGTGAGCAGTGGCTCCACCCTCTTTATGAATGGACTGAAAGAAGTGGAAACCATTCTGCAATCCCAGTCAGTGCTCATTAAAAACAACCAGTTGAATGTTGCTCAGCAACAGTTGCTCGATAAACTGGTATTCCGCATCAGGGCGGTGAAGAAAGCCAAGCGCAATAAGTATGTGTTGCTGAATGCGCCCAATGAAAAGCTGAACGAGATCATCAGCCTGCTGCCCGGCATGAAAAGTCCGACCGTACTGCCACTGGCCGAGCAGGGATGGAGCAGTGTACACAGCGTACTGAGTGAAGATACTTTCTGGGATATTATTGAACAGTTAAAAGCAGCCGGTGCACAAGGTATCCTGGTAGTACCCATCGAAAAAATGATAATATAA
- a CDS encoding ABC transporter permease: MFKNHLKTAWRNLVKNKFYSSINIAGLTAGLAVGILILLWVQDELSFNRFHQQAGNIYKLENQVGTGASVQIWTETVAPIGMMGKQQLPEIREIVRWCYGGLYYSMTYKDKRLNIERPIMADPAFFSMFSFPVIKGNTTNPFPNVNSIVLTESAAKKYFGNEDPIGKVIVADKTTNFTVTGITKDVPKNSSIQYDIVMPLQLYAQLQYKDRKDMTFDNDFHQFNFDTYLLLQPGTDLNKLATQLRNIHLRNKADDTDIKYQFLHLPDMHLYQSDGKEAGMETVRMFTWIALIILIIACINYVNLSTARSMLRAKEVSMRKIVGAAKWQLFLQFIVETALLFILAAILAIGVIKLLLPFFNQLSGKTLQLNLGDYHLWFLFLITIIGSLIISSIYPALLLSSFEPLKALKGKMNARISDALFRKALVVTQFACSVALIIGTLIIGRQLDYIRTRNLGYDKDHVLGVWVRDGGTHYNAIRTALLSQPGVLDVTRANGNIINLTNQTGNNWWDGKGANETMMMCPVAISENFIPFFKMQLVAGANFTGTPSDSAHFILNETAIRQAGIKDPIGKRFKLWETAGTITGVVKDFHFASMKSKIEPAIFYIHKAQNASLYIKTTARDASKAIAAAEKITKQYNGEVPFEYTFLDDAFDRLYKTETRTGTIFSIFAAIAIVICCLGLLGLATYTAQVRTREIGIRKVLGASVAGIIRLLARDFITLVLISIVIATPIAWYAMNKWLQDFAYKINIGWTVFVLAGIIAILIAIITISFQSVKAALANPVKTLRSE, translated from the coding sequence ATGTTCAAAAACCACCTCAAGACTGCCTGGCGTAACCTGGTAAAGAATAAATTCTATTCTTCCATCAACATTGCCGGCCTTACGGCTGGCCTCGCTGTAGGCATCCTGATCTTATTATGGGTACAGGATGAACTGAGCTTTAACCGGTTTCATCAACAGGCCGGTAACATTTACAAACTGGAAAACCAGGTAGGCACCGGCGCCAGTGTGCAGATATGGACAGAAACGGTGGCGCCTATCGGGATGATGGGCAAGCAGCAATTGCCGGAAATCAGGGAAATAGTGCGCTGGTGTTATGGCGGCCTCTATTATTCCATGACCTATAAAGACAAACGGCTGAACATTGAAAGGCCCATCATGGCCGATCCCGCTTTCTTCAGCATGTTCAGCTTCCCGGTCATCAAAGGCAATACCACCAATCCTTTCCCCAACGTCAACAGTATAGTGCTCACGGAAAGTGCCGCGAAGAAATATTTTGGCAACGAAGATCCCATTGGTAAAGTGATCGTAGCCGACAAAACGACCAACTTCACTGTAACGGGTATTACCAAAGATGTACCCAAAAATTCCAGCATACAGTACGATATCGTAATGCCCCTGCAACTGTACGCACAACTGCAGTACAAGGACCGGAAAGACATGACTTTCGATAATGATTTCCACCAGTTCAACTTTGACACTTACCTCCTGCTGCAACCTGGTACCGACCTCAATAAACTGGCCACTCAATTGCGCAATATCCATTTACGGAATAAAGCAGATGATACGGATATCAAATACCAGTTCCTGCACCTGCCCGATATGCACCTGTATCAATCGGATGGCAAAGAAGCGGGCATGGAAACCGTACGCATGTTTACCTGGATAGCCCTCATCATCCTCATCATTGCCTGCATCAATTATGTCAACCTCAGCACCGCCCGCTCCATGCTGCGCGCCAAAGAAGTAAGCATGCGCAAGATCGTAGGCGCTGCCAAATGGCAGTTATTCCTGCAATTCATCGTGGAAACAGCCCTGCTTTTTATATTGGCCGCTATATTGGCTATTGGTGTTATCAAATTACTACTGCCTTTCTTTAATCAGTTGTCGGGCAAAACACTGCAACTTAACCTGGGTGATTATCACCTGTGGTTCCTGTTCCTCATTACCATCATCGGTTCGCTCATCATCTCCAGCATCTACCCGGCCCTGTTGCTTTCTTCCTTTGAGCCGCTGAAAGCACTGAAAGGCAAAATGAATGCGCGCATCAGCGATGCCCTGTTCAGAAAAGCATTGGTAGTTACCCAGTTTGCCTGTTCGGTGGCCCTTATCATCGGCACCCTCATTATCGGCCGACAGTTGGATTACATCCGCACACGTAACCTGGGTTATGATAAAGACCATGTACTGGGTGTCTGGGTACGTGATGGTGGCACCCATTACAATGCCATCAGGACTGCACTTCTCAGTCAGCCCGGTGTACTGGATGTGACCAGGGCCAATGGAAACATCATCAACCTCACCAACCAAACCGGCAACAACTGGTGGGATGGAAAAGGCGCCAATGAAACCATGATGATGTGCCCGGTAGCCATTTCCGAAAACTTCATTCCCTTCTTTAAAATGCAGTTGGTGGCAGGTGCTAACTTTACCGGCACACCGTCCGATTCGGCGCATTTCATCCTCAATGAAACAGCCATACGGCAGGCAGGCATCAAGGACCCGATCGGTAAACGGTTTAAACTATGGGAGACCGCCGGCACCATTACCGGCGTAGTGAAGGATTTCCATTTTGCTTCGATGAAGAGTAAAATAGAACCGGCCATCTTTTATATTCACAAAGCGCAAAATGCATCCCTTTACATTAAGACTACCGCCAGGGATGCTTCCAAAGCCATTGCCGCTGCCGAAAAGATAACGAAGCAATACAATGGAGAAGTGCCTTTTGAATATACTTTCCTCGACGATGCCTTCGATAGATTGTACAAAACCGAAACCCGTACCGGTACTATCTTCAGTATTTTTGCAGCTATTGCCATCGTGATCTGTTGTCTCGGATTACTCGGACTCGCTACCTATACCGCCCAGGTACGTACCCGCGAAATTGGCATCCGCAAGGTATTAGGCGCCAGTGTGGCCGGTATCATCCGGCTACTCGCCAGGGACTTTATTACACTGGTATTGATCTCCATCGTCATAGCAACGCCCATAGCCTGGTATGCCATGAACAAATGGCTGCAGGACTTTGCCTATAAGATCAACATTGGCTGGACGGTATTTGTACTGGCCGGCATCATAGCGATATTGATTGCCATCATTACCATCAGCTTCCAGTCGGTCAAAGCCGCACTCGCCAACCCGGTGAAGACATTACGAAGTGAATAG
- a CDS encoding alpha/beta hydrolase family protein, which translates to MRKLLLLLSFFVVNYCFAQDEGYKTPPAAIADLLLAKPTPGITIDGKAEWMLLSERNSYPSVEELAQPEFRIAGQRINPNNFAPSRQNFINNFILKDIKAGKEYPVTGLPANMLAGNVSWNPSEKKIAFTNTTNKSVDLYVIDVATRKAVKVNKQPLNVILGQDFVWMDDNTLLYKTILQPAAAAPVKSLMPSGPAVQQNLGKVAPSRTYQDLIKSPYDEQLFAFYSTVQLVKNVNGAETKIGKPAIYTIFSLSPDKKYLLIRTINKPFSYLVPANGFNSTVSITDLTGKVVKVVAELPSSELSPSGYDNILNAPRGFDWRDDEAATLTWSAPLDSGIYKNRSDFHDAVYALSAPFTSEPKELFKTTWRFGGISWGNEKIALVSERLQSKQSTRLSRYNPATGQLETLQERNITDAYGNPGFPVTIKNKYGRQVIRLIDNDTKLLMNNPVGSSPKGDLPFIAKFDLNTKKNEIIWRCQEGAFESVAYVLDADKLVLLTRRESQKDMPNYYIKNLVLRVADQPITSFTNPYPQLEGISKQKITYKRADGVDLTGDLYLPKNYDPKKEGPLPVLMWAYPREFNSAADAAQIRGSQDRFTMVSAGGPVFWVTQGYAVLDNAEMPIVATDSSKKPNDNFIDQLKMNAEAAINKLAEMGVGDKNRVAVGGHSYGAFMTANLLAHTNLFKAGIARSGAYNRSLTPFGFQNEDRTYWQAPELYSAMSPFSYANKIKTPLLLIHGEMDDNPGTFPIQSERLFNAVKGHGGTVRFISLPYEAHGYRGKENLLHMLYEQNAWLEKYVKQADKNSSTGGSNKKAF; encoded by the coding sequence ATGAGAAAATTACTGTTGCTCCTTAGCTTCTTTGTAGTCAATTACTGTTTTGCCCAGGACGAGGGCTATAAAACACCTCCTGCAGCCATTGCCGACCTGCTGCTCGCCAAGCCAACACCCGGTATCACCATTGATGGAAAAGCGGAATGGATGCTCCTGTCTGAAAGGAACAGCTATCCTTCTGTAGAAGAACTGGCGCAGCCGGAATTCAGGATTGCCGGACAGCGGATCAATCCCAACAACTTTGCGCCCAGCCGCCAGAACTTTATCAACAACTTTATCCTCAAGGATATCAAAGCCGGCAAGGAATACCCTGTTACCGGCCTGCCCGCCAACATGCTGGCCGGCAATGTAAGCTGGAATCCCAGTGAAAAGAAAATTGCCTTCACCAATACGACCAACAAAAGCGTAGACCTGTATGTGATCGATGTGGCTACGCGCAAAGCCGTTAAAGTCAACAAGCAACCCCTCAACGTGATCCTGGGACAGGATTTTGTGTGGATGGATGACAATACCCTGCTGTACAAAACCATTTTACAACCGGCGGCTGCAGCGCCTGTTAAATCGCTCATGCCTTCCGGCCCGGCAGTGCAGCAAAACCTCGGTAAAGTAGCGCCCAGCCGTACTTACCAGGACCTCATCAAATCGCCCTATGATGAACAATTATTTGCTTTTTACTCCACGGTGCAATTGGTGAAGAATGTAAATGGAGCAGAAACGAAGATCGGCAAGCCCGCGATCTATACCATCTTCAGTCTTTCTCCGGATAAGAAATACCTGCTTATCCGCACCATCAATAAGCCCTTCTCTTACCTCGTGCCTGCCAACGGTTTCAATTCCACCGTGAGCATAACCGACCTGACGGGCAAAGTAGTGAAAGTAGTGGCAGAGCTGCCTTCTTCCGAGCTCTCTCCTTCCGGCTACGACAATATATTGAATGCACCGCGTGGGTTCGACTGGCGCGATGATGAGGCAGCCACCCTCACCTGGAGCGCACCACTCGACAGCGGGATCTACAAAAACAGGTCCGATTTCCATGATGCCGTATATGCATTGAGTGCCCCCTTCACCAGCGAACCCAAAGAACTGTTCAAAACAACCTGGCGTTTTGGCGGCATTAGCTGGGGCAATGAAAAGATCGCACTGGTGAGTGAACGCCTGCAAAGCAAACAAAGCACCCGGCTCAGCCGCTACAATCCTGCTACAGGTCAGTTGGAAACATTACAGGAACGCAATATTACCGATGCTTACGGCAACCCCGGCTTCCCGGTCACTATAAAAAATAAATACGGCCGCCAGGTGATCAGGCTGATCGACAACGATACCAAACTGCTGATGAATAATCCTGTTGGTAGTTCGCCCAAAGGTGATCTCCCCTTCATCGCCAAGTTTGATCTCAACACCAAAAAGAATGAGATCATCTGGCGCTGCCAGGAAGGCGCCTTCGAATCTGTGGCCTATGTGCTGGATGCCGACAAACTCGTTTTACTGACCCGTCGCGAGTCACAGAAAGACATGCCGAACTATTACATCAAAAACCTGGTATTGCGGGTAGCCGATCAACCTATTACTAGTTTTACCAATCCTTATCCGCAACTGGAAGGCATCAGCAAACAAAAGATCACGTATAAAAGAGCCGATGGCGTAGACCTTACCGGCGACCTGTACCTGCCCAAAAACTATGATCCTAAAAAAGAAGGCCCTTTACCGGTACTCATGTGGGCCTATCCCCGTGAATTCAACTCTGCCGCCGATGCTGCACAGATCCGTGGTTCCCAGGACCGGTTTACCATGGTGAGCGCTGGCGGCCCCGTTTTCTGGGTCACCCAGGGATATGCTGTGCTGGATAATGCAGAAATGCCGATCGTAGCCACTGACTCCAGTAAAAAGCCCAACGACAATTTTATTGATCAGTTAAAGATGAATGCAGAAGCAGCCATTAATAAGCTGGCAGAAATGGGCGTGGGCGATAAGAACCGGGTAGCTGTTGGCGGTCATAGTTATGGCGCTTTCATGACAGCCAACCTGCTGGCGCATACCAACCTGTTCAAAGCAGGTATTGCCCGCAGCGGCGCCTACAACCGTTCACTCACGCCGTTTGGTTTCCAGAATGAAGACCGCACTTACTGGCAGGCGCCTGAGCTGTACTCGGCCATGAGCCCTTTCAGCTATGCCAACAAGATCAAAACACCACTGCTGCTGATACATGGTGAAATGGATGACAATCCCGGCACCTTCCCCATCCAGAGCGAACGTTTATTCAATGCCGTAAAAGGCCATGGCGGCACGGTGCGTTTTATAAGCCTCCCCTATGAAGCACATGGCTACCGCGGCAAAGAGAACCTGCTGCACATGCTCTACGAACAAAATGCCTGGCTGGAAAAATACGTGAAGCAGGCAGATAAGAATAGCAGCACAGGAGGTAGCAATAAGAAAGCATTTTAA
- a CDS encoding glycoside hydrolase family 172 protein, with amino-acid sequence MRSICMLLAMAITTTAAIAQKTNTFNGLDVNLGNIYRLSNAKSRSISPENFTGEPGKGGMATLENGSAKNEARELGQGWKVSPYVVVKKGTTFTLGEITGPGAIQHIWMTPTGNWRFSILRFYWDDEKEPSVEVPVGDFFGMGWGAFAPLNSLAVTVNPGSAFNCYWPMPFRKKCRVTLENIATEDMRIYYQIDYTLTEVPDDAAYFHAQFRRSNPTQGGLFTMVDNIKGKGHYVGTTMAWGVHNNGWWGEGEIKFFLDGDTQFPTINGTGTEDYFCGSYNFDVKGKYQEFSTAYAGLHQVIRPDGLYNSQQRFGMYRWHLTDPVRFEKDLRITIQDLGWKSGGRYLQQQSDISAVVFWYQLEPHASFPKLPSKDQLEQN; translated from the coding sequence ATGAGATCAATATGTATGCTCCTGGCGATGGCCATTACTACGACTGCTGCTATTGCACAAAAAACCAACACTTTCAATGGCCTGGATGTAAACCTGGGCAATATATACCGGCTCTCTAACGCTAAATCACGCTCTATAAGTCCTGAAAATTTTACCGGTGAGCCGGGTAAGGGAGGCATGGCCACCCTCGAAAACGGATCTGCGAAGAATGAAGCCCGGGAACTGGGACAGGGATGGAAAGTGAGTCCGTATGTAGTGGTGAAAAAAGGCACCACTTTTACCTTGGGCGAGATTACCGGTCCCGGTGCTATCCAGCATATCTGGATGACGCCAACGGGCAACTGGCGCTTTTCCATCCTGCGTTTTTACTGGGATGATGAAAAAGAACCTTCTGTAGAAGTGCCGGTAGGTGATTTCTTTGGCATGGGCTGGGGAGCATTTGCCCCATTGAACTCACTCGCAGTAACTGTCAACCCCGGCAGTGCTTTCAATTGTTACTGGCCAATGCCTTTTCGTAAAAAATGCCGCGTCACCCTGGAGAATATTGCCACAGAAGACATGCGCATTTATTACCAGATTGATTATACGCTTACTGAGGTACCGGACGATGCCGCTTATTTCCATGCACAGTTCCGCAGAAGCAATCCTACACAGGGCGGCCTGTTCACCATGGTAGATAATATAAAAGGCAAGGGCCACTATGTGGGTACTACGATGGCCTGGGGCGTACACAACAATGGCTGGTGGGGTGAAGGAGAGATCAAATTCTTCCTGGATGGCGATACGCAATTCCCTACCATCAATGGCACTGGTACAGAAGACTACTTCTGTGGCTCCTATAACTTTGATGTGAAAGGCAAATACCAGGAGTTCAGTACCGCTTATGCCGGTCTGCACCAGGTGATCAGGCCCGATGGATTGTACAACTCACAGCAGCGCTTTGGCATGTACCGCTGGCATCTTACCGACCCGGTGCGTTTTGAGAAAGACCTCAGGATCACCATACAGGACTTAGGCTGGAAAAGCGGTGGCAGGTATTTACAACAACAATCCGATATCAGCGCTGTCGTATTCTGGTATCAACTGGAGCCCCACGCCTCCTTCCCCAAACTACCCTCCAAAGACCAACTGGAGCAGAATTAA
- the hisD gene encoding histidinol dehydrogenase encodes MKVFDNPARSEWSTLLQRPVAEAAKLEAVVSGILQQVRTGGDNTVKALTLQFDKAVVDNLLVSEAEFREAAQLLDAELKTAILTARANIETFHKKQLSEPEIVETMPGVQCWRKSVAIEKVGLYIPGGTAPLFSTILMLGVPAKLAGCKEIILCSPPDKNGKLHPAILFAAQAVGVTKLFKAGGVQAIGAMAYGTESIPRVSKIFGPGNQYVTCAKQLIQQEGIAIDMPAGPSEVAVYADESASPAFVAADLLSQAEHGVDSQVLLVTGSSLLVDAVIKEVNKQLVLLPRKELAAKALEHSKIIVVKDETEAIDLLNEYAAEHLILACNNALALAGRVVNAGSVFLGHYSPESVGDYASGTNHTLPTNGYARAYSGVSVDSFVKKITFQQLSEQGLRNIGRTVELMAEAEGLEAHANAVRVRLHSVKSE; translated from the coding sequence ATGAAAGTATTTGATAACCCGGCCAGAAGCGAATGGAGCACGTTATTGCAGCGACCGGTGGCAGAAGCCGCAAAGCTGGAAGCAGTGGTGAGCGGCATCCTGCAACAGGTGAGAACAGGCGGCGACAACACGGTGAAAGCACTGACCCTGCAATTTGACAAAGCAGTGGTGGATAACCTGCTGGTGAGCGAAGCCGAATTCCGGGAAGCCGCCCAATTACTGGATGCGGAACTGAAGACTGCCATCTTAACTGCCAGGGCCAATATTGAAACGTTCCATAAAAAACAGTTGAGCGAACCGGAGATAGTGGAAACGATGCCCGGCGTACAATGCTGGCGCAAATCAGTAGCCATTGAAAAGGTAGGTCTGTATATTCCCGGCGGCACAGCGCCCTTGTTTTCTACGATCCTGATGCTGGGCGTGCCTGCAAAACTGGCCGGTTGTAAAGAGATCATCCTTTGTTCCCCGCCGGACAAGAACGGCAAGCTGCATCCTGCCATTTTATTTGCGGCGCAGGCAGTAGGTGTCACCAAGCTGTTTAAAGCGGGTGGCGTACAGGCGATAGGCGCCATGGCCTACGGAACGGAATCGATACCAAGGGTGTCAAAGATATTTGGCCCCGGTAATCAATATGTAACCTGCGCCAAGCAATTGATACAGCAGGAAGGCATTGCGATTGATATGCCGGCTGGTCCCAGTGAAGTGGCCGTCTATGCGGATGAAAGCGCCTCTCCTGCATTTGTAGCTGCCGACCTGCTGAGCCAGGCGGAACATGGAGTGGATAGCCAGGTGTTGCTGGTTACTGGTTCCTCGCTGCTGGTTGATGCCGTAATAAAAGAAGTGAATAAACAACTGGTACTGCTACCACGAAAAGAATTAGCGGCGAAGGCACTGGAGCATAGCAAGATCATTGTGGTGAAGGATGAGACGGAAGCCATTGACCTGCTGAATGAATATGCGGCTGAGCACCTGATACTGGCTTGTAATAATGCGCTTGCGCTGGCTGGCCGGGTAGTGAATGCAGGTTCAGTATTCCTGGGGCATTATTCGCCCGAAAGCGTGGGCGATTATGCCAGTGGTACCAATCATACCCTGCCTACGAATGGATATGCCCGCGCCTATAGCGGCGTAAGCGTGGATAGTTTTGTGAAGAAGATCACGTTCCAGCAGCTTAGCGAACAGGGATTGAGAAATATTGGCCGTACAGTAGAGCTGATGGCTGAGGCAGAAGGATTGGAGGCGCATGCGAATGCGGTGCGGGTGCGGTTGCACTCAGTAAAGAGTGAGTAA
- a CDS encoding beta-N-acetylhexosaminidase, translated as MKRGILAIVPVLAALTTFARQTAEIAIIPQPVSLEKREGQFLFNAQTRIEAADRNPDAIRVATFFAEQVRKATGYAAVVQSTAAATRTNVISFTLNKGEEADLGNEGYRLEVWATGATVKANKVAGLFYGMQSLLQLFPKEIEGKTVVSKKSWALPAVRITDYPRFGWRGLMFDVSRHFFTKQEVKQFIDEMVKYKYNLLHLHLTDDQGWRVEIKSLPKLTEVGAWRVDKTGTFGSFSNPEPNEPRTYGGFYTQEDIKELVQYAGDRFVNILPEIDIPGHSMAMVAAYPELSCTPGTYRVNSGEKFMQWNGDGTFYALIDNTLCPANENVYTVLDKVFTEVAELFPFGYIHMGGDECAKNFWEKSDAIKQLMQKEKLKDMHEVQSYFVKRVGKIIEAKGKKMMGWDEILEGGLAPGAAVMSWRGIKGGKEAAAAGHEVVMSPNTNVYIDLMQGDAAIEPPVYKSVLLKSAYQFEPVPEGVNPSLIKGGQANLWTEQVYNMRHAQYMTWPRAFAVAEAVWSPKTKKDWNNFIGRVEQHFLRYDVAEKKYAPSMYDPIIDASKDAAGVLKVALTTEVEGLDIYYSFDNSFPDRFYPKYNGALTPPKDAVTLKVITYKGKQEVGRQIAIPVAELVKRADKKKK; from the coding sequence ATGAAAAGAGGGATCCTTGCTATTGTTCCTGTTCTTGCTGCACTAACGACGTTTGCCCGGCAGACTGCCGAAATTGCGATCATTCCGCAACCTGTATCGCTGGAAAAGCGGGAGGGGCAGTTCCTGTTCAATGCTCAAACCCGTATTGAAGCTGCCGACCGTAACCCGGATGCTATCCGGGTAGCTACTTTTTTTGCCGAGCAGGTGCGCAAAGCCACTGGTTATGCTGCTGTGGTACAAAGCACGGCTGCCGCCACCCGTACGAATGTGATCAGTTTTACCCTGAATAAAGGAGAGGAAGCCGACCTGGGCAATGAAGGTTATCGACTGGAGGTATGGGCTACCGGCGCCACGGTGAAGGCCAATAAGGTTGCCGGCCTGTTCTATGGCATGCAAAGCCTGTTGCAATTGTTCCCCAAAGAGATTGAAGGAAAAACGGTTGTGAGCAAAAAAAGCTGGGCATTACCGGCTGTGCGGATCACTGATTATCCCCGCTTTGGATGGAGGGGATTGATGTTTGATGTATCGCGCCATTTTTTCACCAAGCAGGAGGTGAAACAGTTTATTGATGAGATGGTAAAGTATAAATACAACCTGCTGCACCTGCACCTGACAGACGACCAGGGCTGGCGCGTAGAGATCAAGAGCCTGCCGAAGTTGACAGAAGTAGGCGCCTGGAGGGTAGATAAAACCGGTACGTTTGGCTCGTTCTCCAATCCCGAGCCTAATGAGCCACGCACTTATGGCGGATTTTATACCCAGGAAGATATTAAGGAGCTGGTACAGTATGCCGGCGACCGGTTTGTGAATATCCTTCCCGAGATTGATATACCCGGCCATAGCATGGCGATGGTGGCCGCTTACCCGGAGCTTTCCTGCACACCAGGTACTTACCGGGTGAATTCCGGCGAGAAGTTTATGCAATGGAATGGTGATGGTACTTTTTATGCGTTGATCGATAATACCCTTTGCCCGGCCAATGAAAATGTGTACACGGTGCTGGATAAGGTGTTTACAGAAGTAGCAGAGCTGTTCCCCTTTGGTTATATCCACATGGGCGGTGATGAGTGCGCCAAGAATTTCTGGGAAAAAAGCGATGCCATCAAACAACTGATGCAGAAAGAGAAGCTGAAAGATATGCATGAGGTGCAAAGCTATTTCGTAAAGCGGGTGGGTAAGATCATTGAAGCCAAAGGTAAAAAGATGATGGGCTGGGATGAGATACTGGAAGGCGGACTGGCCCCCGGCGCTGCCGTGATGAGTTGGAGAGGCATCAAGGGAGGCAAGGAAGCTGCTGCTGCCGGACATGAGGTAGTGATGAGCCCTAATACGAACGTGTATATTGACCTGATGCAGGGAGATGCTGCTATCGAGCCGCCTGTATATAAGAGCGTGTTGTTAAAAAGCGCCTACCAGTTTGAGCCGGTGCCAGAGGGCGTGAATCCTTCCCTGATCAAAGGCGGACAAGCCAATTTGTGGACAGAGCAGGTGTACAATATGCGCCATGCGCAGTATATGACCTGGCCACGGGCTTTTGCAGTGGCAGAAGCGGTATGGAGCCCCAAGACAAAGAAAGACTGGAATAATTTCATTGGCAGGGTAGAGCAGCATTTCCTGCGCTATGATGTGGCGGAGAAAAAGTATGCGCCCAGCATGTATGACCCTATCATTGATGCTTCCAAAGACGCAGCGGGCGTGTTGAAAGTAGCATTAACCACCGAAGTGGAAGGGTTGGATATTTACTACAGTTTCGACAATTCCTTCCCCGACCGTTTCTATCCCAAATATAACGGCGCCCTCACACCGCCCAAAGATGCGGTAACCCTTAAGGTCATTACCTATAAAGGCAAACAGGAAGTAGGGCGGCAGATAGCCATCCCGGTAGCGGAGTTGGTGAAACGGGCGGATAAGAAGAAGAAATAA